The DNA segment CGTACGGCGTGCACCTTCTCCAGTGCCTGGAGATGTCCGCCGTCCCGGGCACAGCGTTCGGCCCGGTCCAGCAGGGCTGCCGGGCCCTGGCCATCGGCGGCCTGCGCGCGCACCGAGGCCAGTGCGGCGAGCGCGAACGCCAGGGCCGTCCCCCCGAACGGCTCGGCCACGGCGACCGCCGCCCGTGCCAGCCGTCCGGCCTCCTCCTGCTCACCGAGCATCAGATGCAGCTCCGCCAGGTTCGCGCGCTCGAAGGAGGTCGCGGTCGGGCGCCCGCCCTGCTCGGCGAGAGCCAGCGCCCGCGCCCCGTGCCGCAGTGCCTCGCGCGGACGGCCCGTACGGCGGGCGTTCTCCCGCGACACGGACAGGACATGCGCGAGCAGCGCCGTGTCGCCCGACTCCTCCGCCAGTTCCCGCGCGCGTTCCGCCACCACACCGGCGTGCGTCACATCCCCCAGCAGGCCGCTGCACACGGCCTGCTGGGCGAGCGCGCGCACGCGCAGCGCCACCGCCTCACCGCCGCCGCCCGTCCCGGCGCCGGCCTCGGCGGGCTGCGGCGCCGCCTGGTCGGCACAGCGCTCGGCCTCGCGCGCGGACGCCAGCCCCTGGGCGTAGTCACCCGTGTACGACAGCACCCTGGCCGCGGCCATATGATGCGCGGCCCGTGCGAGAGGGGGAGTGCGGGCCTCCGGAGCGTGCCGGCGCAGTACGGTCACGGCTCGCGCGGGCCCTTCGCCGCCCGTGCGCGCCAGCGCCTCGGCCAGCCGCGCGGCGACCCGTACGCAGTCGTCCCGGCGTCCCCGCTCCACGTACAGGTCGAGCGCCTCGCGCAGTACGCGCACCGCCTCCGCATAGCGGCCCGAACGGTCCAGCGCCAGCGCCAGCGCCCAGTCCAGCCGGATGTGCGCGGTGTCGTCGGCCCGGTGCTCCGCGCCGCCCGTCCGCGCCGCCAGCGCGGCGGCCACCTGGCCGCGCAGCCCCGCTACCCGCTCGCGACACGGCTCGGCCCAGGCCGCGTAGCGGTCCTCGGGCAGGACATCGCCCGCACACGCCCGCGCGGCGGCTCTCAGTGCCTGCACCTCGCCCGCTTCGAGCGTGCGCCGGGCGAGACGCTCCGCCTCGTCGACATCGACCTGGACAGCGTCGTGCGCGAAGCGCAGCAGTGGGCCGTCGGTGACGAGATAGGACGAGGTGGCCCGGGGCGCGAGTTCGGGCTCCAGCGCGTGCCGTGCGGCGTGCAGGGCGACGCGCAGACTGCGCAGGGCCGCGGAGAGTTCCGCGTGCGGCCAGCACACCGCCATCACGTCCTCGCGGTGCAGCTGGTGCCCCGGGGTCACGGCGAGCAGCTTCACCAGGGTGCGAGCCCCCGGCCGCGGCCAGTGGGCGACGGGCTGTGGCACCTCTCCGTCGCGTACGGCCTCGAACCCTCCCAGCAGACGGATACGCAGCAGCCCCATAAAACCGTCACCCTAGCCCCGTAAGCCCCGGGCACGTCCAGGTGACCGTGGACACCGCGCGGAAGCCGTGCGGCATTACGCGGTTGTTACTGGCTGGATCACACCGTCGTGCGCCCCAGGCCAGTGGGGTGTCACGGCGAGGTCCCGTCATTTCGGCGCAGCGCGTTGCCCCTCCGGGAGCGGACCGCACAGGATGAGCGCGCCCCAACACACAACAGCCCCCGGGAGCCCTCATGAAGCGCTCGCACGCCCTCGCCGCCGGTGTCCTCCTGCTCGTCTCGGGCAGCGCGGCAGCAGCCCAGGCCGCCGACTCCTCGGACGCCCCTGCCAGGACCGCTGGGCACACCGTCTCCGCGGCTCGGTGGTGCGAGCAGCAGGGCGGCCACGCCGTCACGCGTGTCCCCTACTACGCCACGGCCGGCGGCACGCTCAGTCCGCTGGGCGGAGAGCGCGAGATGTGTGTTTTCACGGACACGAAGAAGAAGACGAAGATCATGATCTCCGCCGACTCGCTTGCCTCGAAGACGCCGACTCTTGCCGCCCTCGCCTACGTGCGCAAGCCTGCGGGCCCTTCCGGCCCGGGCAATCCCTCGGTCGCCTACTGCCAGGGCATCAACGGCACCGCCATGTTCGGGAACAGGCCCACCGACTCGGGCGGTTGGGGCCCCGAGGGAGCGACCAGCACCGATCAGATCATGGGTACCTGCATGTTCGCGGACGGGTCCGTGATCGACGCATGGGGTCTCAAGTACCACCAGGGCGGCGTGATCCGGGGCGCGGACCTGACGGAGAAGTTCCGCGCCGACATTCCCTGACCAGCCTGCATTCCCCGACCGGCAGGACGGCCGCGATCCCGTGGGCGTTCCGGCGCAGGACATGAGTACGGAATCCTCCGCCGGACGCAGAGCGCCTACGCTCCTCATCGTCGTCGCGCACCACGGTGCGGCGACGAGGAGGAGGCAGGCACCCGTGCAGCAGGAGACAGTGGCACCGCAGGCAGACGCCCAGGGGCGCAAGCAGCGGCTGCGAAGACGGCTGGAGCGGCTGATCGGGATCGCCGCCACCGAGGGCAATGAACTCGTACCACTGCGCAACGGGGACGAGATCTTCCCCGCCATGCTGGACGCCGTCCGTGCCGCAGAGCACACCATCGACCTGATGACCTTCGTGTACTGGCGCGGGCAGATAGCCCACGACTTCGCGACGGCTCTGGCGGACCGCGCACGGGCCGGTGTCCGGGTGCGGCTCCTGCTCGACGGCTTCGGCGCCAAGGAGATCGAGCAGGATCTGCTCGACACCATGGACGCCGCCGGAGTGCAGGTCGCGTGGTTCCGCAAGCCCGCCAGGCTCTCGCCCCTCAAGCAGAACCACCGCTGCCACCGCAAGGCGCTCGTCGTGGACGAGCACACGGCCTTCACCGGCGGCGTGGGCATCGCGGAGGAGTGGTGCGGCGACGCCCGGGACTCGACCGAGTGGCGCGACACCCACGTTCGGCTGCGCGGGCCCGCCGTCGACGGGATCGCCGCCGCTTTCGCCCAGAACTGGGCGGAGTGCCACGACGAACTGTTCGACGACCGCGACCGCTTCACGGAACACGCCCAGCCCGGCGAGGCCACCGTCCAGGTGGTCCGCGGTTCGGCCAGCTTCGGGTGGCAGGACCTCCAGACCCTGATCCGCGTGATGCTGACCTCCGCCGAGGAGCGCTTCCGGCTGGCCACCGCCTATTTCGCGCCGGACACGTACTTCATCGAGCTGCTGTGTGCCACGGCGCGGCGCGGGGTGCGGGTGGAGATCCTCCTGCCGGGTCCGCACACCGACCAGCGCGCCTGCCGGCTCGCGGGGCGGCACCACTACGCCGCCCTGCTGGCCGCCGGTGTCGAGATCCGCGAGTACCAGCCCACCATGCTGCACACCAAGATCATCACGGTGGACCATGTCGCGTCGCTCATCGGGTCGACCAACTTCAACCGGCGGTCCCTCGAACACGACGAAGAGGTCATGCTCGCGGTCCTGGACGAGACGTTCACCGCGGCGCTCGACGCCGACTTCGACGCCGACCTCAAGCGCAGCGAGGCGATCGACCCCGCCCGCTGGAGCCGTCGCGCACTGACCGAGCGGCTGCGGGAGACGGCTGTCATCCCGATCAGACGCTTCCTGTGAGACGCGGCCGGGCCCGGAGGCCGGACGACTCTCGCCAAGACGGGACGATCATGCGATCATTGCCGAATGACAACTGTTAGCGTGCCTCCGGGCCAGGGCGGCGAGCGGGGCGGTGTGTCCTGCTTCGAGGAGGGCGCCGTCACCGTGGTCGTACCGGTCGGAGACATCGACATCGACGCAGCACCGCCGGTCCGGGAAGCTGTCTCGGGCGCCTTCGACGCCCGGCGGCCGGTCGTTCTGGACCTGTCCCGGGTCACGTTCGCCGACTCCAGCGCGCTGAACATGCTGCTCTGGGCCAACACCAACGGGGCGTTCTACCTGGCGGGCCCGGTGCACCAGCAGGTACAGCGCCTGTTCGACGTCACCGGGGTGGAAGGGATCTTCACCACCGCCCCCAGCCGCACCGAGGCCCTGCTGCTCGCGGCGGAGTCCGCCGCTCAGGAACAGCCCGCGGCACCCGTGGACGAGAAGACCGAGGCCTGAGGCCTCCCGTTACGGAAGGCCCCGGACCCCGGTCTGTACGTCTCGGGTCAAGCAGGGGCCCGCCCGGAGCGGGCCCCTGCCGATCCGGTCGGAGAGTCAGCTCCCCTCGGTTTCGAGGGTGCGCAGCACATCGGCCGCGACGCTCACGGCGATGGTCGCGGGTTCCTTGCCGCCGATGTCGGCCAGCCCGATGGGGGTCTTGATCCGGTCGATGGTGGCCGCGTCATGACCGCCCTCGGTGGCAAGGCGCTTGCGGAACCGCCCCCACTTGGCCGCCGACCCGATCAACCCGATGGAACCGAGATGGGTCGTGCGCAGGGCGGCGTCGCACAGAGCGGCGTCCTCGGCATGATCATGGGTCATGATCAGGACGTGGGTGCCTTCCGGCAGCTTCTCCAGCACCTCCTCGGGCAGCAGCGGCGTGTGATGCACGTGCACCTGCGCCACCGCGTCCGCGAGCACGCCCAGCCGCCGCTCGGTGAGGATGTCGGCGCGGCTGTCGACCAGATGGAGGTCGAGGTCCTGGCGTGCCAGGATGCGCACCAGTTCCAGCCCTACGTGCCCGACCCCGAAGACCGCCACCGACCGTACGGCCGGCAGCGGTTCGAGCAGCACCGAGACCGTGCCGCCGCAGCACTGCACACCGTGCTGGTTGGTCACCTTGTCGTTCAGGGTGAAATCAAGCAGCTCCGGCTCCGGCTTGGCCACGGCGATCATCTCCCGGGACCGATCGATCACGACGGCTTCGACATTGCCGCCACCGATCGAGCCCCATGTCTCGGTCTGCCCCACAACGAGTTTCGCGCCGGCGTCCCGCGGGGCATGACCGCGCACGGTCGTGATGGTCGCCAGCACGCCGGGCTCCCGGCGCGCTCGCAACCGTGCGACCGCGGTGACCCATGTCATGTCAGGCCCCGCTCAGGGCTTCTGCGACAGTCCGGGTCGTGCCGTTCGCGGCCTGCCCGTTGGCGGCGATCCCGTCAGCGGTGGACCCGTTACGGGTGTGGTCGTTCCGGGTGTGGTCGTTCTCCCCGGAGGCATCGCTCCGGCGAGCCGCCTGGATCGCCCAGTACATCGCCTCGGGCGTCGCGGGCGAGGCCAGGTCGACGCTGATCCCGTCCGGCCCGAACGCGGCGGCGGCCTGCCGCAGCGCTTCCCGCACGGAGAAGGCCAGCATCAGCGGGGGCTCACCCACCGCCTTGGACCCGAACACCGCCCCCTCCTCGGTCGCGTTCTCCATGAGCGTGATGTTGAACTCCTCGGGCATCTCCGAGAAGCTCGGCAGCTTGTAGGTGCTCGCTGCCTGGGTCAGCAGCCGGCCCCGGTTCGGCCCGTCGCCGGTGTCCCAGCGCAGGTCCTCAAGCGTCAGCCAGCCCGCACCCTGTACGAAACCACCCTCGACCTGACCGATGTCGATCATCGGGGACAGGCTGTCGCCGACATCGTGGACGATGTCCACCCGCCGGACGCGGTACGCACCGGTGAAGCCGTCGACCTCCACCTCCGTCGCGGCGGCACCGTGGGCGAAGTACTTGAACGGCGAGCCCTTGAAGCCCTTCGCGTCCCAGTGCAGTCCCTCGGTCCGGTAGAAACCGGACGCCGACAGCTGGACCCGCTGGAAGTACGCGGTGTGCACCAGGTCGTCCCAGGCCAGCTCCTGGTCGCTGCCGAGGGCCCGCGCGACGCCCTCGACGATGCGCACGTCCGAGGCGTTCGCACCCAGCCGGGAGGCCGCCACCTGCAGGAGCCGCCCGCGCAGCTGCTCACAGGCGTTCTTCACCGCCCCGCCGTTGAGGTCCGCACCGGAACTGGCAGCGGTGGCAGAGGTGTTGGGCACCTTGTCGGTACGCGTCGGGGCCAGCCGGACCTTGTGCAGCGGGATCCCGAGCGTGGTCGCGGCCACCTGCAGCATCTTGGTGTGCAGGCCCTGGCCCATCTCGGTACCGCCGTGGTTGATCAGGACCGAGCCGTCCTTGTAGATCAGCACCAGCGCGCCGCCCTGGTTGAAGGCGGTGAGGTTGAACGAGATGCCGAACTTGATGCCGGTGATCGCGAGCGCCCGCTTGGTGTGCGGGTGCGCGGCGTTGAACGCGGCGATCTCGCGCTTGCGATCGGCGACACCGGCGTTCTCCTGGACCTGCTGCCAGACGCTGGAGATCCGTTCGGCCTGCGTGATCGGCTGTCCGTACGGTGTCGTCTGGCCCTGGCCCGGCTGGTAGAAGTTGCGCTCCCGCAGCTCCATCGGATCCAGGCCGAGCAGCGGCGCGCAGCGGCCCAGGATGTCCTCGATCACCAGCATGCCCTGCGGCCCCCCGAAGCCGCGGAACGCGGTGTTGGAGACCGTGTTGGTCTTGGCGATGCGACCGGCGACGCGGGCGTTGGGAATCCAGTAGGTGTTGTCGATGTGACACAGCGCACGGGCCAGCACCGGCTCGGACAGGTCCAGGCTCCAGCCGCCGTCCGCGGTCAGAGTGGCGTCCAGGGCCTGGATGCGGCCGTCCGCGTCGAAGCCGATCCGCCACTCGGCGTGGAACCCGTGCCGCTTGCCGGACATGGTCAGGTCCTGCGTCCGGTTGAGCCGGAACCGGACCGGCCGGCCGGTCAGCTTGGCGCCGAGCGCGGCGACGGCCGCGAACCCGTGCGGCTGCATCTCCTTGCCGCCGAAGCCGCCGCCCATCCGCAGGCACTGCACCGTCACCTCGTGGCTGGGCAGGCCGAGTACGTGCGCGACGATTTCCTGGGTCTCCGAGGGGTGCTGGGTGCTGCTCTGGATGAACACCTGCCCGTTCTCGTCGATCTGGGCCAGCGCCGCATGCGTCTCCAGATAGAAGTGCTCCTGGCCGGCGAACTGGAACTCGCCGGTGAACACGTGCGCGGCTCCGGCGAAGCCCGCGTCGGTGTCCCCGGTCAGCATCACGGGCTGGGCGCCGTGATAGCTGCCGGCCGCGATCGCGTCCCGCAGCGTGATCAGGGAGGGCTGTTCGTCGATGTCCACCTCGACGGCCGCCGCGCCGAGCCGGGCCGCCTCCAGGGTTTCGGCGAGCACCCAGGCGACCGCGTGACCGTGGAACTTGACCTCGTCGGGAAACAGCGGCTCGTCGTGCTTCATGCCCGCGTCGTTGACGCCCGGCACGTCGGCACCGGTCAGGACGCGCACCACGCCGGGCACGGCGAGCGCGGGCTCGGTGCGGAGCGCGGTGATCCGGCCGTGCGCCTTCATGACCTGGACCGGGTACGCGTGCAGGACGTCCTTGGTGCGCTGGACCAGGTCATCGGTGTAGAGAGCGGTACCGGTGACGTGCAGGAACGCGCTCTCGTGCGGCATCGAAACACCGACGACAGGCTTTTCGGGAATCTCGGACAGATGGCTCATGACGGCACCGCCTCAGTGGTTTGCGCGTACAGCTTCAGCAGGCTCTGGCCGAGCATCGCGGAGCGGTAGTCGGCGCTGGCGCGATGGTCGTTCATCGGGGTGCCCTCGGCCCGCAGTACGGGGGCCGCGGCCTCGACGGTCTCCGCCGTCCACGGCTTGCCCTCCAGGGCCGCTTCGGTGGCCAGGGAGCGGATCGGGGTGGCGGCCACGCCGCCCAGGCCGATGCGTGCCGTGCGGACGATCCCTCCCTCGATGTCCAGCGCGAAGGCGACGGCCACGCTGGAGATGTCGTCGAAACGCCGCTTGGCGATCTTGTGGAAGGCCACGACCGGCGCCAGCGGCAGCGGGATGCGCACCGCACGGATCAGTTCGCCGGGACGGCGCACACTCTGCCGGTAGCCGGTGAAGTAGTCCGCCAGCGGGACCACGCGCTCCCCGTCGGCGTCGGCGAGCACCACCGAGGCGTCCAGCGCGAGCAGCACGGGCGGGCTGTCACCGATGGGCGATCCGGTACCCAGATTGCCGCCGAGGGTTGCTCCGTTACGGATGAGCCGGGAGGCGAACTGCGGGAACAGCTCCGCCAGCAGCGGGACGCTGCCGTCGAGGCGGCGTTCGATCTCGGTGAGCGTCAGCGCCGCCCCGATCTCGATGTGGTCCGACGCGACCCGCAGCTCCCGCATCTCGGACAGCCGGTCGACGGCGACCACGCAGTCCGCCCTGCGGGAACGGATGTTCACCTCGACGCCCCAGTCCGTGGATCCGGCGACCACCACCGCGTCGGGCCGCTCGCGCAGCAGTTGCAGCGTCTCGGCGAGGGTGTTCCTCCGCAGGAACACGCTGTCGCCCTGGGTGTATTCGGTGGCGACCGGTGCGGGCGGGGACTGCTCGCGACGCCGGGCCAGCGGGTCCTCGTCGGCGGGCGTACCGACCGCGAACGCGGCATCGCGGATCGGGCGGTATCCCGTACAGCGGCACAGGTTGCCGCTCAGCGCGTGCAGATCGAACCCGTTCGGACCGTGCTCGGCGTCGACGGTTTCGGCCGTGCCCGCCGCGGGCGCCGGTTCCGCGTGCGCGCAGCGGTTGGGGCGGTAGTACTCGGCGGCCATGCTGCAGATGAAGCCCGGTGTGCAGTAACCGCACTGGGAGCCGCCACGGACCGCCATCTCCTCCTGCACGGGGTGCAGGCCGGGCGGAGTTCCGGGTTCGCCGGGGGTGGCGAGGCCTTCGGAGGTGATGACCTCCTGGCCGTCCAGCGCCGCGGCCGGGACCAGGCAGGCGTTGACCGCCACCCAGTCGGTGGGCTTGTTCACGCCGGGGCGGGCCACCAGGACCGAACAGGCGCCGCACTCACCCTCGGCGCAGCCCTCCTTGGTGCCGGTGAGGCCGCGCTCGCGCAGAAAATCCAGCACCGTGGTCTGGGGTGCGGCCGGTGCGATCGGAGTTTCCGTCCCGTTCACCGTGATCCGGGCCGCTACCATGACGGGCCGTCATTTCGCGGCTGGGCAGGTCGGTTCATCATGTTCGCCAATTTCAGGCAGCTTTCTGTGTTCAGACGCGCCGCGTAAGAGGGGCGGGCGCACATCGGCACGCGACAGCGCTGTGCCGGGAAGTGTGGTGTGGGGACATCAGAGATGTGCCGCGATCGGGCACATCAGAACGGCGTGCTCAGCAGCCGTGCGCGACCTGACCCGGAATCCAGACCGTAAGGCGGGCGAGGCGAGCCAGATCAGAGCAGGTGTACATCTGCTGGTCGCCTCCTTCGGTGGTTACAGGTCTACTTCCATCGCAAGCTAGTGGTTGAATCCACTGAGGTCAAGAGAAGTTGATCTTGACCCCTTGTATGACCGACCAGATTCTACGTGAGGTGGAAACCGCCCCGGAGAGCGCAGGTCAGCCACCTGGCATGACGACGATCCGGCGATCTCCCGGTGATCGGCGAAGAGCTGAGTCACATGTGGTCCTGCCCGCGCGCCATGAACCAGGAACCGGACACGGCCCCCCAGGAGACCGCAGCCGCCCCGCTCACCCGTGCAGGGCGGGCACCGCCGCCCGGGGTCCGTCCGCCTCCGCCGCCCCCTTCGGTACGGCCTTGATCGCCAGCGTCGTCACCATCGCCACGGCGAGCAGTCCGCAGGAGGCCCACAGGGCGGGCGCGTAGAGGTCCGCGCCCTGTGCGCCGCCGCTTCCGGCGACCGTGATCAGGGCGGAGGCGAGCGCCGTCCCGAGGGAGGCGCCGATGCCGAAGCAGGCTCCGTTCAGACCGGGCAGCGCACCCTTCTGCTCCTCCGGGGACGAGAGGACGGCCAGGCCGTTGAGCGCGGTGACGCTCAGGCCGTTGTACGTGATGCCGAGCACCGCGAGCGCGACCGCGAAGGTCCACTGGTGGGTCATGAACGGCACCGCGACGGCGAAGGCGATCAGCGAGCCGGCCGAGCCGAGGACCACGCTGCGGCGCCAGCCGATCCGCGGGCCGACTATGCCCGCGAGGGGAGCGCCGATCACGCCGATGGCCTGGGCCGGGGTGGCGAACAGCAGTGCCGCGTGCGTGGCGCTCATTCCGTAACCGGCGTGCGGGTCCTGGGTGAACAGGGGCACGGTGAGGGTGAGCGCCCCGAAGGCACCGGCCAGGGTCAGCACGGTCGTGGCCAGCAGCGGCCAGGCGCGGCGCGAGACGAGCAGCTTCGTGTCGATGACGGCGTCCCGGGTACCCCGGCCGGCCAGGGCGAACATGACCAGGAAGGCGAGGCCGCCCAGCACGCAGCCCGCGGTGGGCACGGACAGCCAGCCCCAGGACTCGCCCTGCGCCAGGCCGATCAGTACGCCCGTCAGCCCGAGGGCGAGGAAGGACGTGCCGCGCCAGTCCATTTGGCCCGTCGCGGTCGGCGGTGTGGCGGGGACGGTCCGGTACACGGCGAGGGTGCCGGCCACCGACACGACGAGACCGGCCAGGAAGATGCCCCGGAAGCCGACGGTGTCGGCCAGGCGGCCGCCGAACACCGCGTCCACCCCCGCGAATCCGCCGTTGACGGCGGTGATGATGCCCGCGGCGCGGCCGAAGCCCTTGGGCGAGAGGGTGTCGTTCAGAGTCAGGAACGCCAGGGTGAACAGGGCGGCGGAGAAGCCCTGGAGGACGCGCCCCGCGAGGAACACCCCGATGTCGGGGGCCGCGGCGCAGGCGATGTCGCCCGCGATGACCAGGAAGCAGCCCAGCAGCATCATCGGCTTGCGGCCCCGGTAGTCGCTGAGCCGGGCCAGGGTGACCTGCCCGACCGCCGCGAACAGGAAGAACAGGGTCTGCGAGAGCCCGACGAGCCCGCTGGTGGTGTGCAGTCGGCGCATGACGTCGGGGAGGGCCGGGCTGAGCATGGTGGCGTTGAGCTGGTAACCGAGCACGGCCAGCGCCAGCGCCAGCAGCATGCCGGGACGGCTGTCCGACCGTGGCGTGTCCGGGC comes from the Streptomyces sp. NBC_01471 genome and includes:
- a CDS encoding phosphatidylserine/phosphatidylglycerophosphate/cardiolipin synthase family protein — encoded protein: MQQETVAPQADAQGRKQRLRRRLERLIGIAATEGNELVPLRNGDEIFPAMLDAVRAAEHTIDLMTFVYWRGQIAHDFATALADRARAGVRVRLLLDGFGAKEIEQDLLDTMDAAGVQVAWFRKPARLSPLKQNHRCHRKALVVDEHTAFTGGVGIAEEWCGDARDSTEWRDTHVRLRGPAVDGIAAAFAQNWAECHDELFDDRDRFTEHAQPGEATVQVVRGSASFGWQDLQTLIRVMLTSAEERFRLATAYFAPDTYFIELLCATARRGVRVEILLPGPHTDQRACRLAGRHHYAALLAAGVEIREYQPTMLHTKIITVDHVASLIGSTNFNRRSLEHDEEVMLAVLDETFTAALDADFDADLKRSEAIDPARWSRRALTERLRETAVIPIRRFL
- a CDS encoding STAS domain-containing protein, which encodes MTTVSVPPGQGGERGGVSCFEEGAVTVVVPVGDIDIDAAPPVREAVSGAFDARRPVVLDLSRVTFADSSALNMLLWANTNGAFYLAGPVHQQVQRLFDVTGVEGIFTTAPSRTEALLLAAESAAQEQPAAPVDEKTEA
- the xdhC gene encoding xanthine dehydrogenase accessory protein XdhC; this translates as MTWVTAVARLRARREPGVLATITTVRGHAPRDAGAKLVVGQTETWGSIGGGNVEAVVIDRSREMIAVAKPEPELLDFTLNDKVTNQHGVQCCGGTVSVLLEPLPAVRSVAVFGVGHVGLELVRILARQDLDLHLVDSRADILTERRLGVLADAVAQVHVHHTPLLPEEVLEKLPEGTHVLIMTHDHAEDAALCDAALRTTHLGSIGLIGSAAKWGRFRKRLATEGGHDAATIDRIKTPIGLADIGGKEPATIAVSVAADVLRTLETEGS
- the xdhB gene encoding xanthine dehydrogenase molybdopterin binding subunit, with amino-acid sequence MSHLSEIPEKPVVGVSMPHESAFLHVTGTALYTDDLVQRTKDVLHAYPVQVMKAHGRITALRTEPALAVPGVVRVLTGADVPGVNDAGMKHDEPLFPDEVKFHGHAVAWVLAETLEAARLGAAAVEVDIDEQPSLITLRDAIAAGSYHGAQPVMLTGDTDAGFAGAAHVFTGEFQFAGQEHFYLETHAALAQIDENGQVFIQSSTQHPSETQEIVAHVLGLPSHEVTVQCLRMGGGFGGKEMQPHGFAAVAALGAKLTGRPVRFRLNRTQDLTMSGKRHGFHAEWRIGFDADGRIQALDATLTADGGWSLDLSEPVLARALCHIDNTYWIPNARVAGRIAKTNTVSNTAFRGFGGPQGMLVIEDILGRCAPLLGLDPMELRERNFYQPGQGQTTPYGQPITQAERISSVWQQVQENAGVADRKREIAAFNAAHPHTKRALAITGIKFGISFNLTAFNQGGALVLIYKDGSVLINHGGTEMGQGLHTKMLQVAATTLGIPLHKVRLAPTRTDKVPNTSATAASSGADLNGGAVKNACEQLRGRLLQVAASRLGANASDVRIVEGVARALGSDQELAWDDLVHTAYFQRVQLSASGFYRTEGLHWDAKGFKGSPFKYFAHGAAATEVEVDGFTGAYRVRRVDIVHDVGDSLSPMIDIGQVEGGFVQGAGWLTLEDLRWDTGDGPNRGRLLTQAASTYKLPSFSEMPEEFNITLMENATEEGAVFGSKAVGEPPLMLAFSVREALRQAAAAFGPDGISVDLASPATPEAMYWAIQAARRSDASGENDHTRNDHTRNGSTADGIAANGQAANGTTRTVAEALSGA
- a CDS encoding xanthine dehydrogenase small subunit, translated to MVAARITVNGTETPIAPAAPQTTVLDFLRERGLTGTKEGCAEGECGACSVLVARPGVNKPTDWVAVNACLVPAAALDGQEVITSEGLATPGEPGTPPGLHPVQEEMAVRGGSQCGYCTPGFICSMAAEYYRPNRCAHAEPAPAAGTAETVDAEHGPNGFDLHALSGNLCRCTGYRPIRDAAFAVGTPADEDPLARRREQSPPAPVATEYTQGDSVFLRRNTLAETLQLLRERPDAVVVAGSTDWGVEVNIRSRRADCVVAVDRLSEMRELRVASDHIEIGAALTLTEIERRLDGSVPLLAELFPQFASRLIRNGATLGGNLGTGSPIGDSPPVLLALDASVVLADADGERVVPLADYFTGYRQSVRRPGELIRAVRIPLPLAPVVAFHKIAKRRFDDISSVAVAFALDIEGGIVRTARIGLGGVAATPIRSLATEAALEGKPWTAETVEAAAPVLRAEGTPMNDHRASADYRSAMLGQSLLKLYAQTTEAVPS
- a CDS encoding MFS transporter, with amino-acid sequence MSTCADSPDTPRSDSRPGMLLALALAVLGYQLNATMLSPALPDVMRRLHTTSGLVGLSQTLFFLFAAVGQVTLARLSDYRGRKPMMLLGCFLVIAGDIACAAAPDIGVFLAGRVLQGFSAALFTLAFLTLNDTLSPKGFGRAAGIITAVNGGFAGVDAVFGGRLADTVGFRGIFLAGLVVSVAGTLAVYRTVPATPPTATGQMDWRGTSFLALGLTGVLIGLAQGESWGWLSVPTAGCVLGGLAFLVMFALAGRGTRDAVIDTKLLVSRRAWPLLATTVLTLAGAFGALTLTVPLFTQDPHAGYGMSATHAALLFATPAQAIGVIGAPLAGIVGPRIGWRRSVVLGSAGSLIAFAVAVPFMTHQWTFAVALAVLGITYNGLSVTALNGLAVLSSPEEQKGALPGLNGACFGIGASLGTALASALITVAGSGGAQGADLYAPALWASCGLLAVAMVTTLAIKAVPKGAAEADGPRAAVPALHG